Proteins from a single region of Bdellovibrio svalbardensis:
- a CDS encoding tail fiber domain-containing protein, whose protein sequence is MIKSLLSLFLILASNAALAASPSPGPLMTYEGLLTDNLGNPLTGSKSVTFQVLYGSCIAYEEIQTVVPGAAGEFSVIVGSGTRQDSTGNTADRIFASSGSVNCSGSSAASVSGFASRSLHIKVDGTDLSPDVTINNIPFAINAMKLADKDVSDFVLKNQVNGATSCDGTNNFLTWNAATMSFGCSSVSGLTGGTVLTVSGSAPISVTGAAANPVVSISQATFSTNGFLSSSDWNTFNGKLSPSLASGKILVGNGSNVASPVDMSGDATISNAGAVSLSSVGSPGTYFKVTTDAKGRVISGVGALTATDIPGLDWSKITSGKPTTLAGYSITDALSLSGGTMGGAIDLNSNNLTNLGYVTMSPNKSLHLSNNSTDPTGLSTVDKGKTWYNATSNQIKYWNGSAVVTLGAAGAGTVTSVTAGTGLTGGTITSTGTIGLGTELSGLNGIATTGFVKRTGAGTYSAGNASLTADVTGTLPIANGGTNSTTALVGNRVMVSSGGAIVEATAITANKALVSDSNGIPTHSAVTNTELGYVSGVTSPIQSQLNGKLSSSGWANYSVIGTNGSGAMTAVSGSTTGTILQHSPTGPVFSTAAYPSSTTVNQLLFSSANNVVGGLTSANDSVLLTNGTGAPAWVAKTSDTFTQYALLAGRSGGQALNGGTAAGNSLTLDSTSNATKGNILLNPTGGNVGIGTSTPSIKLDVAGAVRVGTDATACAAGVAGAIRYNGGNVEYCNGTSWNAFAASGAGITSLNGLTGNTQTFAVGTSGNSPAFSSATTTHTLNIPMASVASVTAGLISKTDYDNFNTKLGTASTFSGDVSGTSSTMSVDKIKGKSVVPVTYSPGQHLRFDGTNWVNSSVSLPTDVTGTLPVANGGTGVATIGAGNLVVGAGTGALSSLAAGAAGNVVYATGVTSWASGSPDTAGLIDKTSPQTINAAKSFNNYLQLNAQNELRFADADSSNYVGFRSPSNVTANKTWTLPPADGAAGQVLSTDGGGNLSWATPGGGGTITGVTAGTGMTGGGSTGNVTISLANTSVAPGTYNRANITVDAQGRLTAAGTSPAINLSTETTGVLPISLGGTGTTTIVGAFNVLSPLNTKGDLVTYDNGGNNVRLGAGTNGQVLTVDSAMATGLKWATPPGGTVTNVTGTAPVVVSNGSSTPSISVSDATASSKGIMQAGSGLSVTSGIVNVNPASFASAVPVSKGGTGSTTMTANRLIASDGTGNSYLPFTCPVGQLVGFDAGGTAGCYSSNGAGLFSNGGNAFGAAAVLGTTDAFGLNIVTNSTNAMSITPSGQIGIFGTNPGSSRVFVNEPTLPVALHLKSGSTNSTSIKLENTNAAANPWVISAKADGTYALFDYGASMTVPRMGVDTTGNTTFYGEDSSPKVAVANSSAPTVGRYPGFQTITYGSTTASWGTYDFYTAKGSKGAASPVNASDTIGTIGAYGATGTTTFQQSSQIRFMADGAHSSGVAPGALGFFTAPSSALMERMRITSTGNIGIGTSTPGYTLHVVGTAGLSTGTAWTMASDARLKDIHGDYEYGLDEILQLHTVRFNYKKDNALNIPSDKAVTGFIAQEVQKVIPDAVHTRDDGYLELNADPIHWAVVNSIKDLYTKYIQPLLANDQKQDRAIASLEADNAKIKADNAEMKAENAAMKQALCELGKQAFCEGNH, encoded by the coding sequence ATGATAAAGTCCCTCCTTTCCTTATTTTTGATTCTAGCTTCAAACGCGGCTCTGGCGGCTTCACCGTCACCCGGTCCATTGATGACTTATGAGGGTCTTCTTACTGACAACTTGGGCAATCCACTAACGGGATCCAAGAGCGTCACCTTTCAAGTACTTTATGGTTCTTGTATTGCCTATGAAGAAATTCAAACTGTTGTTCCCGGTGCCGCAGGTGAATTCAGCGTTATCGTCGGAAGCGGCACCCGCCAGGACAGCACGGGAAATACGGCGGATCGCATTTTTGCGTCTTCGGGATCTGTAAACTGTTCGGGCTCTTCTGCAGCTTCTGTCAGCGGATTCGCAAGTCGCAGTTTGCATATCAAAGTCGACGGAACGGATTTAAGTCCCGATGTCACCATCAACAATATTCCCTTCGCAATCAATGCGATGAAATTGGCTGATAAAGATGTTTCTGATTTTGTTTTGAAAAACCAAGTGAATGGCGCCACTTCATGTGACGGCACCAATAACTTTCTAACCTGGAATGCGGCGACCATGTCTTTCGGTTGCTCGAGTGTCTCAGGTTTGACTGGTGGTACCGTACTGACGGTCTCTGGTTCAGCCCCTATCTCAGTGACCGGAGCCGCCGCAAATCCAGTGGTTTCCATCTCGCAAGCTACTTTTTCAACCAATGGTTTTTTAAGTTCGTCGGACTGGAATACGTTCAATGGTAAATTATCTCCGAGCCTTGCCAGTGGAAAAATACTTGTTGGTAATGGCAGCAACGTAGCCTCCCCGGTCGATATGAGTGGTGATGCTACGATTTCAAATGCCGGAGCCGTTTCGCTTTCCTCTGTTGGATCCCCAGGTACTTATTTTAAAGTTACAACCGATGCTAAAGGGCGCGTCATATCTGGAGTCGGGGCGCTGACTGCGACTGATATTCCAGGACTTGATTGGAGTAAAATTACGTCTGGAAAACCGACGACTTTGGCTGGGTATAGCATCACTGATGCTCTTTCCCTTTCTGGCGGTACGATGGGCGGTGCTATTGACTTGAATAGCAATAATCTTACGAACCTTGGCTATGTTACTATGTCGCCGAATAAGTCTTTGCATCTATCAAATAACTCGACGGATCCGACGGGATTATCTACCGTTGATAAAGGCAAGACTTGGTACAACGCCACCTCCAACCAAATTAAATACTGGAATGGCTCGGCTGTTGTAACATTGGGAGCCGCAGGGGCTGGTACTGTAACTTCGGTCACTGCTGGAACTGGCTTAACTGGCGGTACAATCACCTCAACAGGAACTATCGGTTTAGGTACAGAGTTGAGTGGATTGAATGGTATTGCAACGACGGGTTTTGTTAAGCGTACAGGTGCTGGAACTTATAGCGCAGGCAACGCAAGTTTGACTGCCGATGTAACAGGAACATTGCCGATTGCAAACGGCGGAACAAACTCAACAACTGCATTGGTTGGCAATCGCGTGATGGTCTCTTCAGGCGGAGCCATTGTCGAAGCAACGGCAATTACCGCTAATAAAGCGTTGGTGTCTGACTCTAATGGAATCCCCACTCACTCTGCTGTGACCAACACTGAATTAGGATATGTTTCAGGAGTCACTTCTCCTATCCAGTCTCAACTGAATGGAAAACTATCCTCATCGGGCTGGGCAAATTACAGCGTCATCGGAACAAATGGCTCTGGTGCTATGACTGCAGTTTCCGGATCAACAACAGGTACTATCTTACAACATTCTCCAACAGGTCCCGTATTCTCGACTGCCGCTTACCCTAGCTCAACGACAGTAAATCAATTGCTATTCTCTTCTGCAAACAACGTCGTGGGTGGGTTAACATCCGCGAATGATTCAGTTCTTTTAACCAATGGTACGGGTGCACCAGCTTGGGTTGCAAAAACATCCGATACATTCACTCAGTATGCTTTATTGGCAGGTCGCTCTGGTGGTCAGGCACTGAATGGTGGAACAGCTGCAGGTAACAGCTTGACGTTAGACTCCACTTCAAACGCCACCAAGGGCAATATTCTTTTAAATCCCACTGGTGGTAATGTCGGTATTGGAACTTCGACTCCCTCAATCAAACTTGATGTGGCAGGAGCAGTACGCGTTGGTACCGATGCAACAGCCTGTGCAGCGGGTGTAGCGGGTGCGATTCGCTATAATGGCGGCAACGTTGAATATTGTAACGGAACATCTTGGAATGCATTTGCAGCGAGTGGTGCTGGCATCACTTCTCTAAATGGCTTAACTGGAAATACACAAACTTTTGCCGTTGGCACAAGTGGAAACTCGCCGGCATTCAGTTCTGCGACAACTACACACACCTTAAATATTCCGATGGCGTCAGTTGCTTCGGTAACTGCGGGTCTTATCAGTAAAACTGACTATGACAATTTCAATACAAAGCTGGGAACGGCTTCGACATTCTCTGGTGACGTTTCAGGAACTTCCAGCACGATGTCAGTGGATAAAATTAAAGGCAAAAGTGTTGTTCCTGTTACCTACTCACCTGGACAACATCTTCGTTTCGATGGAACAAATTGGGTCAACTCGTCAGTATCTCTTCCAACTGATGTCACGGGTACTTTACCGGTGGCAAATGGTGGTACGGGTGTGGCCACCATTGGAGCTGGCAATTTAGTTGTGGGGGCTGGGACTGGCGCCCTCAGCTCATTGGCGGCGGGAGCAGCTGGAAATGTCGTCTACGCAACAGGTGTGACCTCTTGGGCAAGTGGTTCGCCAGACACCGCTGGATTGATTGATAAAACTTCACCACAGACAATCAATGCCGCAAAATCTTTCAATAACTATTTGCAACTGAATGCTCAAAACGAATTGCGCTTTGCAGATGCTGATTCATCAAACTACGTCGGTTTCCGATCACCCTCGAACGTTACCGCAAATAAAACATGGACTTTACCTCCTGCTGATGGCGCTGCCGGCCAAGTTCTTAGCACTGACGGTGGTGGCAACTTGTCTTGGGCCACTCCTGGTGGCGGTGGCACGATCACGGGTGTGACTGCTGGTACTGGAATGACTGGTGGTGGTTCGACTGGGAACGTGACAATCTCACTTGCGAATACTTCCGTTGCACCAGGAACTTACAACCGCGCGAATATTACCGTCGATGCACAAGGTAGACTTACAGCAGCTGGGACCTCCCCTGCTATCAATCTTTCAACAGAAACCACAGGTGTTCTTCCTATTTCTTTAGGTGGTACAGGCACGACTACAATCGTTGGAGCCTTCAACGTCCTTTCTCCACTGAACACTAAGGGTGATCTTGTTACTTATGACAACGGCGGCAACAATGTTCGCCTTGGAGCTGGAACCAACGGTCAGGTTTTGACTGTGGATTCGGCAATGGCAACGGGATTGAAATGGGCTACACCACCTGGTGGTACTGTCACCAACGTCACTGGCACAGCACCAGTTGTGGTTTCGAATGGTTCTTCGACACCGTCCATTTCAGTGAGTGATGCAACCGCTTCGTCAAAAGGGATTATGCAAGCCGGATCTGGCTTGTCGGTGACTTCAGGAATTGTGAACGTCAATCCAGCCAGCTTCGCCTCCGCCGTACCTGTCTCTAAAGGAGGTACTGGCTCTACAACAATGACTGCGAATCGTTTGATTGCCTCGGACGGAACAGGTAACTCGTATCTTCCATTTACCTGCCCGGTAGGACAACTTGTAGGTTTCGACGCCGGCGGTACCGCAGGTTGCTATTCTTCTAATGGTGCTGGCTTGTTCAGTAACGGCGGAAATGCCTTTGGTGCGGCTGCAGTTTTGGGCACAACAGATGCCTTTGGACTAAATATCGTTACCAACAGTACAAACGCAATGTCTATCACTCCATCAGGACAAATTGGAATTTTCGGCACCAACCCAGGTTCTTCACGAGTCTTCGTTAACGAACCTACGTTACCGGTTGCTTTGCATTTGAAATCAGGATCTACCAACTCAACTTCAATTAAGTTGGAAAATACAAATGCCGCCGCCAATCCATGGGTCATCTCTGCGAAGGCAGATGGAACTTACGCACTCTTTGACTATGGTGCGAGTATGACAGTTCCACGTATGGGCGTGGACACAACTGGTAATACCACTTTCTACGGTGAGGACTCTTCGCCAAAGGTCGCCGTTGCCAATTCAAGCGCCCCAACTGTCGGACGATATCCTGGTTTCCAAACAATCACCTACGGCTCAACTACCGCAAGTTGGGGAACCTATGATTTCTATACTGCCAAAGGCAGTAAAGGTGCCGCCTCACCTGTGAATGCGTCAGATACCATCGGCACAATTGGCGCCTATGGAGCAACAGGCACCACAACTTTCCAGCAATCTTCGCAAATCCGTTTCATGGCTGACGGAGCACACTCAAGTGGTGTCGCGCCCGGCGCACTCGGTTTCTTCACGGCCCCGTCCTCTGCATTGATGGAACGCATGAGAATCACCAGTACTGGTAACATAGGAATTGGCACCAGCACCCCTGGTTACACCCTTCACGTTGTAGGCACCGCCGGCTTGAGCACGGGAACAGCATGGACTATGGCTTCAGATGCCCGACTTAAAGATATTCATGGTGACTATGAATATGGATTAGACGAAATCTTGCAACTCCACACTGTGCGCTTTAACTATAAAAAAGACAATGCACTGAACATCCCTTCTGATAAAGCTGTGACTGGATTTATTGCGCAAGAAGTTCAGAAAGTCATCCCAGATGCAGTTCATACTCGTGATGACGGCTATCTGGAGTTGAATGCGGATCCAATTCACTGGGCCGTGGTGAATTCAATCAAGGATCTTTACACGAAGTACATTCAACCACTTCTGGCGAATGATCAAAAACAAGATCGCGCGATTGCCTCACTCGAGGCGGACAATGCTAAGATAAAAGCTGACAATGCGGAAATGAAAGCTGAAAATGCAGCCATGAAACAAGCCCTCTGTGAGTTGGGTAAACAGGCCTTCTGCGAGGGAAACCACTAA
- a CDS encoding MATE family efflux transporter, translated as MKFLQSKSFHETKLLLKLAGPIIVGQVGQNLIQLADTIMVGSIGPVALGASAFAGSIFIVFLIFGLGILAPTTALFAKMQGQENFPLGGVLLRHSLMVAMGISALLMAVIYLLIPHLNIFGQRPEILSLGVSFFKIIAWSIIPSMIYQCYKQFTDGIGKTKVGMFVMIAGVIINVALNYVLIHGLYGFPKLGLNGSGWATLIARTLMAFAMILYVHLHPNFSKYMTEHWIHRFDHQMVKNMLRLGIPTGFTYFFEVGAFSSAAVMMGWFGAIPLAAHQITISLASTSFLITLGIGIAASIRVGFEMGRGDYPLARHAGFTAIQVGGIYMGLCALGFFFLRHWFPTLYVSDPDVIQWAARFFVVVAIFEIFDGVQAVSIGALRGMSDTQWPGIIAFFAYWVMGLPGGYLLAFHLGVGPVGIWVGLLIGLIFASILLTWRFHLLSRRYTESSVSN; from the coding sequence ATGAAGTTCTTGCAGTCTAAGTCTTTTCACGAAACCAAGCTTCTTCTAAAACTTGCGGGTCCCATCATCGTTGGTCAAGTGGGTCAAAATCTGATCCAACTGGCAGATACAATTATGGTCGGCTCGATAGGTCCCGTCGCTTTAGGCGCCTCCGCTTTTGCCGGAAGCATCTTCATCGTCTTTTTGATTTTTGGCCTGGGCATTCTTGCGCCAACAACAGCTTTGTTCGCGAAAATGCAGGGACAAGAAAACTTCCCTTTGGGAGGAGTGCTGCTTCGCCACAGCCTGATGGTCGCTATGGGCATCAGTGCCTTGTTGATGGCCGTCATCTATTTGCTGATTCCGCATTTGAATATTTTTGGACAACGTCCTGAGATTCTTTCCCTCGGGGTCAGCTTCTTTAAAATTATCGCGTGGTCCATCATCCCTTCAATGATCTATCAGTGCTATAAACAATTCACCGATGGCATTGGTAAAACCAAAGTGGGAATGTTTGTGATGATCGCAGGTGTGATCATCAACGTGGCTTTAAATTATGTTCTGATTCATGGCCTTTATGGTTTCCCCAAGCTGGGCTTGAATGGTTCAGGTTGGGCCACTTTAATTGCGCGCACTTTGATGGCCTTCGCCATGATATTGTACGTCCATCTTCATCCTAACTTTAGCAAATACATGACTGAGCATTGGATCCATCGCTTCGATCATCAGATGGTTAAGAATATGCTTCGTCTGGGGATTCCAACGGGATTTACCTATTTCTTTGAGGTCGGAGCCTTCTCTTCCGCGGCAGTTATGATGGGTTGGTTTGGGGCCATTCCACTGGCGGCCCATCAAATCACCATCAGTTTGGCCAGTACAAGTTTCTTAATCACACTGGGTATTGGTATCGCAGCCAGCATCCGCGTCGGTTTCGAAATGGGTCGCGGAGACTATCCTCTGGCTCGCCATGCTGGCTTTACAGCCATTCAAGTTGGCGGCATCTACATGGGCCTTTGCGCTCTTGGTTTTTTCTTCTTACGTCACTGGTTCCCTACTCTTTATGTCAGCGATCCTGATGTCATTCAGTGGGCCGCCCGATTCTTTGTGGTCGTTGCGATCTTTGAAATCTTTGACGGGGTTCAAGCGGTTTCCATCGGCGCTCTTCGAGGCATGAGCGACACTCAGTGGCCAGGCATCATCGCTTTCTTTGCTTACTGGGTGATGGGTCTGCCTGGCGGCTATCTGCTGGCCTTCCACCTTGGCGTTGGTCCAGTAGGCATTTGGGTTGGGCTTTTGATTGGCTTGATCTTCGCGTCCATCCTTTTGACCTGGAGATTTCATCTTTTGAGTCGTCGCTACACTGAAAGTAGTGTTTCTAACTGA
- a CDS encoding NifU family protein has protein sequence MNKVSYETTPNPSTMKFILHQKVADEGFDCPTAQEAERSPLASKIFGFPWTSSVYVGTDFITVTKQDWVDWELLAQPLSGLIQEHLDRNEPVVVTMVTNHGEYDENDSDLIRNIKSVLNREIRPVVALDGGDIVFNRLEGNTLYIHMKGACSGCPSSQVTLKEGVETRMKELFPEIHEVLAV, from the coding sequence ATGAATAAAGTTAGCTATGAAACGACTCCAAATCCTTCGACAATGAAGTTCATTCTGCACCAAAAAGTAGCAGATGAGGGCTTTGACTGCCCGACGGCGCAAGAAGCAGAGCGTTCTCCCCTGGCTAGCAAGATTTTTGGTTTCCCATGGACGAGCTCAGTTTACGTGGGTACGGACTTTATCACTGTGACGAAGCAAGACTGGGTGGATTGGGAGCTTCTGGCGCAGCCTTTGAGCGGCTTGATTCAAGAGCATTTGGATCGCAATGAACCTGTGGTTGTAACTATGGTAACAAACCATGGTGAGTACGATGAAAATGACTCGGACCTGATTCGTAATATTAAATCCGTTTTAAATCGCGAAATTCGCCCCGTCGTCGCACTTGATGGCGGTGACATTGTTTTCAATCGTCTTGAAGGCAACACTTTGTATATCCATATGAAAGGCGCTTGCTCTGGCTGCCCGAGTTCTCAGGTTACTTTGAAAGAAGGCGTTGAGACTCGTATGAAAGAACTCTTCCCGGAAATTCATGAAGTTCTTGCAGTCTAA
- a CDS encoding class I fructose-bisphosphate aldolase: MTPRVREILNWYGADNPGVLTNMARMLNHGKLAGTGKLVILPVDQGFEHGPARTFAKNPDGYDPNYHVELAIESGCSAYAAPLGAIEMIARDYAGEIPLILKINNSDTLYTDKRPISALTSYIDDALRLGCVGIGFTIYPGSAERKGMYEEIAQAAREAKAAGLVVVIWSYARGEQLSKDGETAIDVIAYAAHIACQLGAHIVKVKPPTAHIEQAAAAKVYAEQGIKIGTLADRIRHVVQSCFAGKRIVIFSGGEAKGTEELLKEVGELAQGGAFGSIMGRNAFQRPKKESLQLLHNVMEAFAGKKL, translated from the coding sequence ATGACACCAAGAGTTAGAGAGATTTTGAACTGGTACGGAGCGGACAATCCAGGCGTTTTGACGAATATGGCTCGCATGTTGAACCATGGTAAATTGGCTGGTACTGGCAAGCTTGTTATTCTTCCTGTGGACCAAGGTTTCGAACACGGACCTGCTCGCACTTTCGCAAAAAATCCAGATGGCTACGATCCAAACTACCATGTTGAGTTGGCGATCGAATCAGGTTGTTCAGCTTATGCTGCTCCACTTGGTGCTATTGAGATGATCGCTCGCGATTATGCTGGCGAAATTCCTTTGATCTTGAAAATCAATAACTCTGACACTCTTTATACGGACAAGCGTCCTATCTCTGCTTTGACATCTTATATTGACGATGCTTTGCGCTTGGGTTGCGTGGGTATTGGCTTCACGATCTACCCAGGGTCTGCTGAACGCAAAGGTATGTACGAAGAAATCGCACAAGCAGCGCGCGAAGCGAAGGCCGCTGGTTTGGTTGTCGTGATTTGGTCATACGCTCGTGGTGAGCAACTTTCTAAAGATGGTGAGACAGCTATCGACGTGATCGCTTATGCGGCTCACATCGCTTGTCAATTGGGCGCACACATCGTGAAAGTTAAACCACCAACGGCGCATATTGAACAGGCGGCTGCGGCAAAAGTTTACGCTGAACAAGGCATCAAAATCGGAACTTTGGCGGATCGTATTCGCCACGTTGTTCAATCTTGCTTTGCAGGCAAACGCATCGTGATCTTCTCTGGTGGCGAAGCGAAAGGCACCGAAGAGCTTTTGAAAGAAGTGGGCGAATTGGCGCAGGGTGGAGCTTTCGGTTCTATTATGGGCCGTAACGCCTTCCAACGTCCGAAGAAAGAATCACTTCAGTTGCTTCATAACGTGATGGAAGCTTTCGCAGGTAAAAAACTATAA
- the lysS gene encoding lysine--tRNA ligase translates to MSIQENPLRAEKRKKLHALREKGINPYPYSFENKTAIAEIVEKHAAGLQAGEKKPESTYRIAGRLMTLRAMGKACFFNVQDQTASVQVYVKTEELPEQERAAFELVDLGDIVGVEGYVFKSQKGEFSIYLKSFQILTKSIEPLPEKFHGVQDVEIKYRHRHLDLMTDADSRKVFQTRSKIISEIRRFLDDRGFMEVETPTLQPIYGGAAATPFTTHHKALDMKLYMRISPELYLKRLLVGGFEKVYEISKNFRNEGIDRTHNPEFSLLEFYEAYTDYNYQMNQFEELVSQLALKITGSMKVSYQGKEIDFTPPWRRLTVHDGVREYAKIDPDKATDQELFEAVNKLGGHMEAPEKRGKMIMELFELTAEQHLWQPTFVMDHPKEISPLTKIHRKDDRLVERFEPFAAYMEIGNSYSELNDPEDQTARLKEQEAERGKDEESHPMDEDFLLAIDSGMPPTGGVGLGIERIVMILTDRPSIRDIIFFPTMRITK, encoded by the coding sequence ATGTCGATTCAAGAAAATCCGCTCAGAGCCGAGAAACGCAAAAAACTTCACGCACTTCGTGAGAAGGGCATCAATCCTTATCCTTATTCTTTTGAGAATAAGACGGCCATCGCAGAGATCGTCGAGAAACATGCGGCGGGTCTTCAAGCTGGAGAGAAAAAGCCTGAAAGTACTTACCGTATTGCCGGTCGTTTGATGACTTTGCGTGCGATGGGTAAAGCTTGCTTCTTCAACGTGCAAGATCAAACAGCTTCTGTGCAAGTTTATGTGAAAACAGAAGAGTTGCCAGAGCAAGAGCGTGCCGCTTTTGAATTGGTGGATCTTGGCGATATCGTCGGTGTTGAAGGTTATGTTTTCAAATCTCAAAAGGGCGAGTTCTCAATTTACTTGAAGAGCTTCCAAATTTTGACAAAGTCGATTGAACCATTGCCAGAAAAATTCCACGGCGTTCAGGACGTTGAAATCAAATACCGTCACAGACACTTGGATTTGATGACCGATGCAGATTCTCGCAAGGTTTTCCAAACTCGTTCTAAAATCATCAGCGAGATCCGTCGTTTCCTTGATGATCGCGGCTTTATGGAAGTGGAAACTCCGACATTGCAACCGATCTATGGTGGTGCAGCGGCAACTCCGTTTACAACTCATCATAAAGCTTTGGATATGAAGCTTTACATGAGAATTTCACCAGAGCTTTATTTGAAACGTCTTTTGGTAGGCGGCTTTGAAAAAGTTTATGAGATCAGCAAGAACTTCCGTAATGAAGGCATCGACCGTACTCACAATCCTGAATTCTCTTTGCTTGAGTTCTATGAGGCTTACACAGACTACAACTACCAAATGAACCAATTTGAAGAGTTGGTTTCTCAGTTGGCTTTGAAAATCACTGGCAGCATGAAGGTTTCTTACCAAGGTAAAGAAATTGATTTCACGCCACCGTGGAGACGTTTGACGGTTCACGATGGTGTTCGTGAATACGCGAAGATCGATCCAGATAAGGCAACAGATCAAGAGTTGTTCGAAGCTGTGAACAAATTGGGTGGTCATATGGAAGCGCCAGAAAAGCGCGGAAAAATGATCATGGAATTGTTCGAGCTGACAGCAGAGCAGCACTTGTGGCAACCAACTTTCGTTATGGATCATCCGAAAGAGATTTCACCATTGACGAAAATTCACCGCAAAGACGATCGCTTGGTTGAGCGCTTCGAACCGTTTGCAGCTTACATGGAAATCGGGAACTCATACTCTGAGTTGAACGATCCAGAAGATCAAACGGCTCGTTTGAAAGAACAAGAAGCAGAGCGTGGCAAAGATGAAGAGTCTCATCCAATGGATGAAGACTTTTTGTTGGCTATCGATTCTGGGATGCCACCAACAGGTGGTGTCGGTCTTGGAATTGAGCGCATCGTGATGATCCTGACGGATCGTCCAAGTATCCGCGATATTATTTTCTTTCCGACAATGAGAATTACTAAGTAG
- a CDS encoding sulfurtransferase, whose protein sequence is MRSLVLLLAVVGLFAGCQYVPTKVVSQEPVIPGTMTAEKIMADNPVILDVRSPFEFNLSHVPGAINVRWEDFSQQDPRYRGLLQTDLFAMARRLSLIGIDLDSKVVVLGKGRQGGGEEGRVAWTLQVLGVREVYTLMHTSYRAINPKEGPPPVKNKPYWKPVVDESMMISFENFKAYATQQLPPMKYSSRARSKSLGGLPPGATDMPVASLFGMNFNDAKNKVIILDVRGSQEFALQNLTQQKDVKASVVNIEWREFFNDKDLPAKEVEKLLAAKGITKDKIVMVISNHGVRSAAVTYALRGLGYRQSVNYAGGYEQWK, encoded by the coding sequence ATGCGCTCATTAGTTTTACTTCTTGCAGTTGTAGGTCTATTTGCAGGTTGCCAATACGTACCTACTAAAGTTGTTTCGCAGGAACCGGTGATTCCGGGAACCATGACGGCTGAAAAAATCATGGCGGATAATCCGGTGATTTTAGATGTCAGATCTCCTTTTGAATTCAATTTGTCTCATGTTCCTGGAGCGATCAATGTTCGCTGGGAGGACTTCTCTCAACAAGATCCTCGTTATCGTGGACTTTTGCAGACGGATCTTTTTGCAATGGCTCGTCGTCTTTCTTTGATTGGTATCGACTTGGATTCTAAAGTTGTCGTCCTCGGTAAAGGCCGCCAAGGTGGTGGTGAAGAGGGGCGTGTCGCCTGGACTTTGCAGGTTTTAGGAGTTCGCGAGGTTTACACTTTGATGCATACCTCTTACCGCGCGATCAACCCTAAGGAAGGTCCGCCTCCGGTAAAAAATAAACCTTACTGGAAGCCTGTGGTTGATGAGTCTATGATGATCAGTTTTGAAAATTTCAAAGCTTACGCCACCCAACAATTGCCTCCGATGAAGTATTCATCACGTGCCCGCAGCAAATCTCTGGGCGGCTTGCCTCCAGGTGCCACGGATATGCCAGTGGCGAGCCTGTTCGGTATGAACTTCAATGACGCTAAAAACAAAGTCATTATTCTGGATGTGCGTGGCTCCCAAGAGTTCGCCCTGCAGAATTTAACTCAACAAAAAGATGTTAAAGCTTCAGTGGTCAATATCGAGTGGCGCGAATTCTTTAATGACAAAGATCTCCCGGCTAAAGAGGTGGAAAAGCTTCTTGCAGCCAAAGGCATCACTAAGGACAAAATTGTGATGGTTATCAGTAATCACGGTGTACGCTCGGCGGCAGTGACTTATGCTCTGCGCGGCTTGGGATATCGCCAATCAGTGAACTATGCCGGAGGCTATGAGCAATGGAAGTAA
- a CDS encoding YiiD C-terminal domain-containing protein, whose translation MEVKGEEIDNILRDKIKLYEHLGIEVIEITSHKAHFRVSLEKNLNHKGTAFGGSLYATGVMSAYALVLTGLKHYKIATDNIVISKGEISYLRPVDTDFDVVASFDSLEQEVDFFTKLQKEKRVKDTVKVQILGDGGSLKASLFGTFVVNA comes from the coding sequence ATGGAAGTAAAGGGCGAAGAGATTGATAATATCCTTAGAGATAAGATCAAGCTCTACGAGCATCTTGGTATTGAAGTGATAGAAATCACGTCTCATAAAGCGCATTTCCGTGTTTCCCTGGAAAAGAATCTAAATCATAAAGGCACGGCTTTCGGTGGCAGTCTTTACGCAACCGGTGTGATGTCGGCCTATGCGCTGGTGTTGACGGGCTTAAAACACTACAAAATTGCCACAGACAATATTGTCATTTCCAAAGGGGAGATTTCCTATCTGCGCCCTGTTGATACAGATTTTGATGTGGTCGCGAGTTTTGATTCTCTCGAGCAAGAAGTAGATTTCTTTACCAAGCTTCAAAAAGAAAAACGAGTGAAGGACACCGTGAAGGTTCAGATACTCGGGGATGGCGGCTCTTTAAAAGCCTCACTCTTTGGGACTTTTGTTGTGAATGCCTGA